From one Alosa alosa isolate M-15738 ecotype Scorff River chromosome 5, AALO_Geno_1.1, whole genome shotgun sequence genomic stretch:
- the LOC125294216 gene encoding protein CFAP95-like — MHYSRPTLVLNWQKNREAEPKDYDLTTCPEGKKYLHKSTYKHFGTCKDADWSTTTETQMSQYQLKKMCETETRALMPAVHHHTARMDSTTGSVGTQYNIVLPRHPPGHNKMDFETTYTLDYPPPLNLRQEVVGMEDAEERPSDFRRRQSEFTDLAGHKRSGRNTWQDDVGEQGRVRVRNKHRQDTHSNNLFCPHSAQ, encoded by the exons ATGCATTACAGCCGACCAACTCTTGTTTTGAACTG GCAGAAGAACAGAGAAGCAGAGCCTAAAGACTATGATCTCACAACATGCCCAGAGGGAAAGAAATACCTTCATAAATCCACATATAAACATTTTGGGACATGCAAAGATGCA GACTGGAGCACCACAACAGAAACCCAGATGTCTCAGTATCAGCTAAAGAAAATGTGTGAAACCGAGACCAGAGCATTGATGCCAGCAGTGCACCACCACACTGCGAGGATGGACAG TACAACTGGATCAGTGGGAACACAGTACAATATTGTCTTACCTCGACACCCCCCTGGCCATAACAAAAT GGACTTTGAGACCACGTACACGCTGGATTATCCCCCTCCACTCAATCTCAGGCAGGAGGTG GTGGGGATGGAGGACGCAGAAGAGCGGCCGTCCGACTTCCGCAGGCGTCAGTCCGAGTTCACAGACCTGGCAGGCCACAAGCGCAGCGGCAGGAACACTTGGCAGGACGACGTCGGAGAGCAAGGAAGGGTCAGGGTCAGAAACAAGCACCggcaggacacacacagcaacaaccTTTTCTGCCCACACAGCGCTCAGTAA